A window of Excalfactoria chinensis isolate bCotChi1 chromosome Z, bCotChi1.hap2, whole genome shotgun sequence contains these coding sequences:
- the TXNL1 gene encoding thioredoxin-like protein 1 → MVGVKLIANDTEFQPELSAAGSRLAVVKFTMRGCGPCLRIAPAFNALSNKYPQATFLEVDVHQCQGTAATNNISATPTFLFFRNKVRIDQYQGADAVGLEEKIKQHLENDPGNNEDTDIPKGYMDLMPFINKAGCECLNESDEHGFDNCLRKDSTYLESDCDEQLLITVAFSQPVKLYSMKLQGPDNGQGPKYIKIFINLPRSMDFEEAERSEPTQALELTPDDIKEDGIIQLRYVKFQNVNSVTLFVQSNHGDEETTRITYFTFIGTPVQATNMNDFKRVVGKKGESH, encoded by the exons ATGGTGGGCGTGAAGCTGATCGCTAACGACACCGAGTTCCAGCCCGAGCTGAGCGCGGCCGGCTCACGCTTGGCTGTGGTGAAGTTCACCATGCGGGG atgtGGCCCTTGTTTAAGGATAGCTCCAGCTTTCAATGCTCTGAGTAACAAGTACCCTCAGGCAACATTTTTGGAAGTGGATGTGCATCAGTGCCAG GGAACAGCTGCTACCAACAATATATCAGCAACGccaacatttctgttctttcgGAACAAAGTGAGGATTGACCAATATCAAGGAGCAGATGCTGTAGGGCTAGAAGAAAAAATCAAGCAGCACCTGGAGAATGATCCTGGAAATAATGAAGACACAGATATTCCCAAAGGATAT atggaCTTAATGCCATTTATCAACAAAGCTGGCTGTGAATGTCTTAATGAAAGCGATGAGCATGGATTTGATAATTGTTTACGCAAAGATTCTACATACTTGGAATCAGATTGTGATGAGCAG CTGCTTATTACCGTTGCTTTTAGTCAACCAGTCAAGCTTTATTCTATGAAACTTCAGGGGCCAGATAATG GACAAGGTCCAAAGTACATAAAAATCTTTATCAACCTTCCTCGATCTATGGATTTtgaggaagcagaaagaagtgaACCAACTCAAGCCCTGGAACTAACACCAGATGATATTAAAGAAGATGGAATTATTCAACTTCGCTATGTTAAATTTCAGAATGTTAACAGTGTAACT ttgtttgtcCAGTCTAATCATGGGGATGAAGAAACAACAAGAATCACTTACTTCACGTTTATTGGAACTCCAGTCCAAGCAACAAATATGAATGATTTCAAGCGA GTAGTTGGCAAAAAAGGAGAGAGCCACTAA